In the genome of Coraliomargarita algicola, one region contains:
- a CDS encoding right-handed parallel beta-helix repeat-containing protein encodes MNGKLLGVVFGMNIGIRVLLLSMCSLCSGAFAGNLIQNGDFSKLENGEAAAWTVPGDVHAALSYSTEDSPEGVAGSLQVKCTQAGKGQAQILQKISLPKDGLYYFEGWVNSALTEQGFVQIKLYKDKKEFQRISVKERSDGWVKISREFETLGADQVAVLLRYNQAERNVGNTVGFANLSLVPADERVRVAPTIATREGVPTFNSIGVYVDTDGDTSRSTEAHLVYRKKGTEAWRESLGMVWHNETRQFRGSLLNLDEDTGYEFKVWLTDALMDLDREPTIAEVKTWSSEVPIAKTIELDAGTLSEPLIVQEVGTPDGWIRITGSSDGETILDVDHNGDNAIFISGAQYVVLDNLMIKGGIKDAIVVEDSSDIRIRRCDISGWGQPGTLQMPEDDKRGKGPFYVDEEGKRINLQAGVRINPKAERVVVEDCYIHAPRGRATSWSHGHPLGPTSIIMANSEGNHVIRNNELIASDQRRFNDTIEAAWNNKVKGGPYRDTDISGNIMFFSNDDGIELDGGQMNVRMFNNWISSSLCGISTAPTIYGPSYLYRNLIVLEGEERGNTNFAFKVGGNRVPEPGINYIFHNTVYSQGKALRGGNWGKGPTPLMTRNNLIALGDILYPQEALADFDYDMLRPGSMDPERPQWQQNGVVGIEKFKDRPAGDYRLSDDSLAVDRGVALPMINEGHTGSAPDIGAIPAGQGALFPLRPSGISLLPMLGELGHCADGSHQPKRKFTVSVPPELGKQWRVMTDTDWIQVSPSHGPCDGAPHEIEVVIKEGLPAGEHLGAITIRTDEGYNRSSFIRARVQPDPLITFESNVVDLEHEGFKAIEVDGAPTAQVLEAPATREAAAAAEIQVPVNLTTAGTYYLHLLAYVPGPDASRRDSLQIRVDGGEPTFWPFSINAPSIWTWQTALIHKEQYPQEFVFSEGRHVITILGRETHTQLAKIVVSNSPLPPFEAWIPASE; translated from the coding sequence ATGAATGGTAAACTACTAGGTGTTGTGTTCGGTATGAATATTGGGATTCGTGTATTGTTGTTGTCGATGTGTTCACTTTGTTCGGGTGCATTTGCTGGGAATCTAATACAGAATGGGGACTTCTCCAAACTGGAGAATGGGGAGGCTGCTGCGTGGACTGTGCCAGGTGATGTGCATGCCGCCCTCAGCTATTCGACTGAGGATTCGCCTGAAGGAGTTGCCGGTAGCTTGCAGGTGAAATGCACGCAGGCAGGTAAAGGGCAGGCGCAGATTCTTCAAAAAATCTCCTTACCGAAAGACGGGCTCTATTACTTTGAAGGCTGGGTGAACTCGGCGTTGACGGAGCAGGGCTTTGTGCAGATCAAGCTGTATAAGGACAAGAAAGAGTTTCAGCGGATATCGGTCAAGGAGCGCTCGGATGGTTGGGTAAAAATCAGCCGTGAGTTTGAAACGCTTGGCGCCGATCAAGTCGCAGTTCTGCTGCGTTATAACCAGGCCGAGCGTAACGTTGGCAACACGGTTGGTTTTGCCAATCTCTCCCTTGTGCCCGCCGATGAGCGCGTGCGTGTTGCGCCGACGATTGCTACGCGCGAGGGGGTGCCGACCTTTAACTCGATTGGTGTCTATGTCGATACGGATGGGGATACCAGTCGGTCGACAGAGGCTCACTTGGTCTATCGGAAAAAGGGCACAGAGGCTTGGCGTGAATCGCTTGGTATGGTTTGGCACAATGAGACCAGGCAGTTCCGTGGCAGCCTGTTGAATCTGGATGAGGATACCGGGTATGAGTTCAAGGTCTGGCTGACGGATGCGCTCATGGATTTGGACCGGGAACCGACGATTGCAGAGGTCAAGACCTGGTCGTCGGAGGTGCCGATTGCGAAGACCATCGAGCTCGATGCGGGAACCCTTAGTGAGCCACTTATCGTGCAGGAGGTCGGCACCCCCGACGGCTGGATTCGGATCACCGGATCTTCGGATGGAGAGACGATTTTAGATGTGGATCATAATGGGGATAATGCGATTTTTATCTCGGGCGCACAGTATGTTGTGTTGGATAATCTGATGATTAAGGGAGGGATTAAAGATGCCATCGTGGTCGAGGATTCGTCTGATATACGGATTCGCCGATGCGATATTTCCGGATGGGGACAACCGGGGACCTTGCAGATGCCGGAGGATGATAAGCGAGGGAAAGGCCCTTTCTACGTCGACGAGGAAGGCAAACGAATCAATCTGCAGGCAGGTGTTCGCATTAATCCTAAAGCAGAACGGGTTGTTGTTGAAGACTGCTATATCCATGCGCCGCGCGGGCGTGCTACGTCGTGGTCGCATGGGCACCCTCTGGGCCCGACATCGATCATTATGGCGAACTCCGAGGGGAATCATGTCATTCGGAATAATGAGCTCATTGCCTCGGATCAGCGGCGGTTTAACGACACGATCGAAGCGGCCTGGAACAATAAGGTTAAAGGAGGGCCCTACCGTGATACGGATATTTCGGGGAACATCATGTTCTTCAGTAATGACGACGGGATCGAGCTGGATGGCGGGCAGATGAATGTCCGGATGTTTAACAACTGGATTTCGAGCAGTTTATGTGGCATCAGCACGGCTCCAACCATCTATGGGCCATCTTATCTCTATCGAAATTTGATTGTGCTGGAGGGCGAGGAGCGTGGAAACACAAACTTTGCATTCAAGGTTGGAGGTAACCGTGTTCCGGAGCCTGGCATCAATTACATCTTTCACAATACGGTTTACAGCCAGGGGAAAGCACTTCGTGGCGGCAACTGGGGCAAGGGGCCCACTCCGTTGATGACACGCAATAATCTGATTGCCCTGGGGGATATTCTATACCCGCAGGAAGCCTTGGCTGATTTCGACTATGACATGCTACGCCCGGGCTCGATGGATCCGGAGCGGCCGCAGTGGCAGCAAAATGGCGTAGTCGGTATCGAAAAATTTAAGGACCGTCCCGCAGGTGACTATCGATTGAGCGATGATTCCTTAGCGGTCGATCGTGGTGTCGCCTTGCCGATGATCAACGAAGGTCATACGGGGAGTGCGCCGGATATTGGAGCGATTCCAGCGGGGCAGGGGGCATTGTTTCCGCTGCGTCCATCTGGCATATCGCTATTGCCGATGCTTGGAGAATTGGGGCATTGTGCCGATGGAAGTCACCAGCCGAAGAGAAAGTTCACTGTGTCCGTCCCACCGGAGCTCGGAAAACAGTGGCGAGTGATGACGGATACGGACTGGATTCAAGTCTCTCCCAGTCATGGCCCCTGTGATGGCGCGCCTCATGAGATCGAAGTGGTGATCAAAGAGGGACTGCCGGCAGGCGAGCATTTGGGCGCTATCACGATACGGACGGACGAGGGCTACAATCGGAGTTCCTTCATCCGCGCACGAGTGCAGCCGGATCCGCTCATTACCTTTGAGTCAAATGTGGTGGACCTGGAGCATGAAGGTTTCAAAGCGATTGAGGTGGACGGGGCGCCTACGGCTCAGGTGTTGGAAGCACCTGCGACGCGTGAGGCCGCTGCCGCAGCAGAGATTCAAGTCCCTGTGAATCTAACGACAGCAGGGACCTACTACCTTCATTTATTGGCTTATGTCCCGGGGCCTGATGCATCCCGCCGTGATAGTCTGCAAATTCGTGTCGATGGCGGAGAGCCGACATTCTGGCCATTCAGTATTAATGCGCCATCGATTTGGACATGGCAAACGGCGCTGATTCACAAGGAGCAGTATCCACAAGAATTCGTGTTTTCGGAAGGTCGGCATGTGATCACTATCCTTGGCCGCGAGACTCACACACAGCTTGCAAAGATTGTCGTGAGCAACAGTCCTCTGCCTCCTTTTGAGGCATGGATTCCAGCTTCGGAATAG
- a CDS encoding sulfatase family protein, giving the protein MQSKKPNVLLISSDQQHWMAMGYNNPEIKTPNLDRLAARGVIFDRAYCPNPTCTPTRASILTGQFPSQHGAYTLGTKLDESRPTMNDAWHALGYQTALVGKAHFQPLASTEEYSSLEAYPTLQDLDFWRSYTGPFYGFDHFELARNHVDEAHVGQHYAIWMEEKGFADWRECFQKPTGTKEGQYGRWNIPMEYHYNTWIAERTNALIQQFADQDQPFFMWSSYFDPHPPYIVPEPWASMYDPATLTLPETRSDSHSANPRFHRFAIDADATYEDYGLEGKWMHGVECHVQDEEKTRQDLAIYYGMVSCMDHAIGQTLDLLDELGLTENTLIAFTTDHGHYVGHHGFIAKGPFHYEDGVKVPMIVSWPGHTPEGQRSEALQCLVDLPVSFLAAAGLDKPQAMTGVNQWPVWQGESPTARDHCIVENNHEPGCAELKTYIDERYKLTVYRAFEDGELYDLKEDPDELHNRFNDPDYVVIKSQVLQRFIQAEMAKEVLPMPRIAPA; this is encoded by the coding sequence ATGCAGAGCAAGAAACCGAATGTTTTACTGATCAGCAGTGACCAGCAGCACTGGATGGCCATGGGTTACAATAATCCGGAAATTAAGACGCCGAACTTAGACCGTTTAGCGGCCCGGGGGGTGATCTTTGATCGCGCTTACTGTCCGAATCCGACTTGCACACCGACTCGTGCCAGTATCTTAACGGGACAGTTTCCGAGTCAACATGGTGCCTATACCCTGGGCACGAAACTGGACGAGAGCCGTCCGACGATGAATGACGCCTGGCATGCGCTCGGCTATCAGACTGCTTTGGTCGGAAAAGCGCATTTTCAGCCGTTGGCTTCGACGGAAGAATACAGTTCGTTGGAGGCGTATCCGACACTTCAGGATTTGGATTTTTGGCGAAGCTATACCGGGCCGTTTTATGGTTTCGATCACTTCGAGCTCGCGCGCAATCACGTGGATGAGGCGCACGTCGGGCAGCACTATGCCATTTGGATGGAGGAGAAAGGCTTTGCCGATTGGCGCGAATGTTTCCAAAAGCCAACGGGAACGAAGGAGGGGCAGTATGGCCGCTGGAATATCCCGATGGAGTATCACTACAACACATGGATCGCAGAACGAACCAATGCCCTGATTCAGCAATTTGCAGATCAGGATCAGCCGTTCTTCATGTGGTCCAGTTATTTCGATCCGCACCCGCCTTATATCGTTCCGGAACCATGGGCTAGCATGTATGATCCCGCTACGTTGACCTTGCCGGAGACACGTTCCGATTCGCATAGCGCGAATCCGCGTTTCCACCGATTTGCGATCGATGCGGATGCCACTTATGAGGACTATGGGCTGGAAGGAAAGTGGATGCATGGGGTGGAGTGCCACGTGCAGGATGAAGAAAAAACACGTCAGGATTTAGCCATTTATTATGGGATGGTGTCGTGCATGGACCACGCGATCGGGCAAACTCTGGACCTGTTGGATGAGCTTGGCCTGACCGAAAACACCTTGATTGCATTCACGACCGATCACGGGCACTACGTCGGGCATCACGGCTTCATTGCCAAAGGGCCCTTTCATTACGAAGATGGTGTGAAAGTCCCGATGATTGTTTCATGGCCCGGGCATACTCCGGAGGGGCAGCGGAGTGAGGCCTTGCAGTGCCTGGTTGATCTGCCGGTTAGTTTTCTGGCTGCCGCGGGGCTTGATAAGCCCCAGGCGATGACAGGCGTCAATCAATGGCCCGTCTGGCAGGGCGAATCGCCAACTGCCCGCGATCATTGTATTGTGGAAAACAATCACGAGCCTGGCTGTGCAGAGCTCAAGACTTACATTGATGAGCGATACAAGCTGACCGTATATCGTGCTTTTGAAGATGGAGAGCTCTATGACTTAAAAGAAGATCCCGATGAGCTTCATAACCGTTTTAACGATCCTGATTATGTCGTGATTAAAAGTCAGGTATTGCAGCGTTTCATACAGGCGGAAATGGCCAAGGAGGTCTTGCCTATGCCGCGCATTGCACCAGCGTAG
- a CDS encoding sulfatase-like hydrolase/transferase, which yields MQRPNILFILADDMGAWALGCAGNPEVRTPNLDRIAASGLRLENAYCVSPVCSPARASLLTGKIPSQHGVHDWIRRGNAPSESSDGAVIDYLEGQATYTEILERNGYYCGLSGKWHLGNAPQVQKGHSFWRVHARGGGPYYDAPMIREGEEYVEARYVTDVITEHALDFLAEQQGQESPFYLGVHYTAPHSPWGRDQHPAEFFDPYYNDCPFDSVPDLPMHPWQINTAPYGITPESRRELLSGYYASITAMDAGIGRLLDALEAQGILEDTLIVFTGDNGMNMGHHGIYGKGNGTYPQNMFDTSVKVPFLIAHPGSMPSGVVSDALFSHYDFMPSLLDYLGLEAEIPQQLPGKVQSRLWTGGATSVDAPLVVFDEYGPARMIRSQDWKYVRRFTEHSDELYDLSQDPDESCNLMDAPEYAERVNSMREQLDAWFARYVEAGCDGAELGITGRGQLDHARKKDVFASDWHYLKERSVASILEES from the coding sequence ATGCAACGACCCAATATACTTTTCATTCTGGCCGATGACATGGGAGCCTGGGCGCTGGGCTGCGCCGGAAACCCGGAGGTGCGCACGCCGAATTTGGACCGTATTGCGGCCAGTGGGTTGCGCTTGGAGAATGCGTATTGTGTTTCTCCGGTCTGTTCTCCCGCGCGTGCTTCGCTGCTAACCGGAAAGATTCCATCGCAACATGGCGTGCATGATTGGATACGCCGTGGCAATGCGCCCAGCGAATCGAGCGATGGCGCGGTGATTGATTATCTAGAGGGGCAGGCGACGTATACCGAGATCCTTGAGCGCAATGGTTACTATTGTGGCTTAAGCGGTAAGTGGCATTTGGGGAATGCGCCTCAAGTGCAGAAAGGCCACTCGTTCTGGCGTGTGCATGCACGGGGTGGGGGTCCTTATTACGATGCACCGATGATCCGTGAGGGTGAAGAGTATGTCGAAGCACGCTATGTGACCGACGTCATCACTGAGCATGCCCTTGACTTTCTTGCAGAGCAGCAAGGCCAGGAATCGCCGTTTTACCTCGGGGTGCATTATACCGCGCCGCATAGTCCCTGGGGGAGGGATCAACATCCGGCAGAGTTTTTTGATCCCTATTATAACGATTGTCCCTTCGATTCTGTGCCGGATTTACCGATGCACCCCTGGCAGATCAATACAGCGCCCTATGGCATTACGCCAGAGTCGCGCCGTGAATTGCTCAGTGGTTACTATGCGTCCATTACAGCGATGGATGCCGGGATTGGACGACTGTTGGATGCACTGGAAGCACAGGGGATCTTAGAGGATACCTTGATTGTCTTCACCGGGGATAATGGTATGAATATGGGGCATCATGGTATCTATGGGAAGGGCAATGGAACCTACCCTCAGAACATGTTCGATACCTCGGTAAAAGTGCCCTTCCTCATTGCTCATCCCGGATCGATGCCATCTGGTGTCGTGTCGGATGCCTTGTTTAGTCATTACGATTTCATGCCTAGCTTGCTGGATTATCTCGGGTTGGAGGCGGAGATCCCGCAGCAACTGCCGGGTAAAGTTCAAAGTCGTCTATGGACGGGTGGGGCGACGAGTGTGGATGCGCCTCTGGTCGTTTTTGATGAGTATGGGCCGGCGCGTATGATTCGCAGTCAAGACTGGAAGTATGTGCGCCGCTTTACCGAGCATAGTGATGAGCTGTATGATCTTTCACAGGATCCGGATGAGTCGTGCAATTTGATGGATGCGCCGGAGTATGCTGAACGGGTGAACTCGATGCGGGAGCAATTGGATGCATGGTTTGCCCGATATGTTGAGGCGGGTTGCGATGGTGCCGAGCTCGGCATCACCGGACGTGGGCAGCTCGATCATGCCAGGAAGAAGGATGTCTTTGCGAGCGATTGGCATTACTTGAAAGAGCGTTCGGTAGCGTCGATTCTCGAAGAATCCTGA
- a CDS encoding extracellular solute-binding protein produces MVEPNRISLVRDHILSLLEEGKISTGDRIPAAREIATELNISFLKVQQAVESLCQDGVMHSESRRGTFVLPGWETRILPENVCVYNPVETMPWVSDMLKLISDSIPGLRSSFAFKRGVLELRATSHVLTENDQYLDLSDIFKEVYPDRSVFFDKPFRPFEIDGKMVGIPFAFSPRVLFYNPKLFKEAGCPEPGQSWTWKDFLTTVRKLKRRLPADCVINWSPVPHVFMNFVVRAGGRLFSPEADDPVTVDSANVIAGLKCFEQLGELLGSPKRDEDENAADFLSGRVAMRLCGRHFMDQITRAGFEDWSTAPLPLLDRGVDCTAQATDLICIRKSCNNLDLAKRYVKEMLSDTVQDYVGSLKYNIPIRKTSAFQSLDLDDARDALFAIEVAKISTEFNLQPPYPGALMLQGISTLLRRGVNTESGLRELAQVARTILGIQSGLDLKASPKTKFYGS; encoded by the coding sequence ATGGTTGAACCAAATCGAATATCTTTAGTCCGTGATCATATTCTCTCATTACTTGAAGAGGGGAAGATCTCTACGGGTGACCGTATCCCTGCTGCTCGGGAGATTGCGACCGAGCTTAACATTTCGTTTCTGAAGGTTCAGCAGGCAGTCGAGTCGCTGTGTCAAGATGGTGTGATGCACTCAGAGTCTCGTCGAGGCACCTTTGTCTTGCCCGGTTGGGAAACTCGTATTCTCCCTGAGAATGTTTGCGTTTACAATCCAGTCGAGACGATGCCATGGGTGTCGGACATGCTGAAGCTTATTTCGGACTCGATTCCAGGTTTACGGAGTTCGTTTGCCTTTAAGCGAGGAGTGCTTGAGTTGAGAGCAACGAGCCATGTGTTAACTGAGAATGATCAGTATTTGGACCTGTCTGATATATTTAAGGAAGTCTATCCTGATCGGTCTGTGTTTTTTGATAAGCCATTCCGACCTTTCGAGATCGATGGGAAAATGGTTGGAATACCGTTTGCTTTTTCGCCCCGGGTATTGTTCTACAACCCAAAGCTTTTTAAGGAAGCTGGTTGTCCCGAGCCCGGGCAGTCTTGGACTTGGAAAGACTTTCTGACAACTGTTCGGAAGTTGAAGAGAAGGTTGCCGGCCGATTGCGTCATTAATTGGTCGCCAGTGCCGCATGTGTTTATGAACTTTGTCGTTCGCGCTGGAGGTCGTTTGTTTTCTCCTGAGGCGGATGATCCGGTTACCGTGGATAGTGCAAATGTGATCGCCGGCTTAAAGTGCTTCGAGCAGCTGGGAGAGCTCCTCGGGAGCCCGAAGCGGGATGAGGATGAGAATGCTGCTGATTTTTTGAGTGGTCGGGTGGCGATGCGTCTCTGCGGGCGTCACTTTATGGATCAGATCACACGTGCTGGTTTTGAAGACTGGAGCACTGCACCTTTACCCTTGTTGGATCGCGGTGTCGATTGCACCGCGCAGGCGACGGATTTGATCTGCATACGTAAGTCGTGCAATAATTTGGATTTGGCAAAGCGCTACGTGAAGGAAATGCTTTCAGACACGGTACAGGACTATGTCGGTAGTTTGAAATACAACATTCCGATTCGAAAGACTTCTGCATTTCAGAGCTTGGATCTAGATGACGCACGAGATGCATTGTTTGCAATTGAGGTGGCCAAAATTTCGACTGAGTTTAATTTACAACCACCGTATCCAGGGGCATTGATGTTGCAGGGGATCTCGACGCTGTTAAGGCGAGGGGTGAATACTGAAAGTGGTCTACGAGAGCTGGCACAGGTCGCTCGAACAATTCTTGGTATCCAAAGTGGCCTGGATTTGAAGGCATCGCCTAAAACTAAATTCTATGGGAGTTAA
- a CDS encoding sulfatase-like hydrolase/transferase gives MAAEGVRFSRMYTSPVCTPARMSLHTSLYADEHGYTSVLPVHYGSKVKVDFKNQFGTFAQQFRDQGYDTCTTGKWQLATLSHYPDHIRSAGFDSWCVWQIWDGDNNVKTERYWDPFINRDGSILPVTSNDFGPDILYDYVLEKLQAAALPDAPPVLIMHNMMLPHTPIIDTPDDVAAGTTGDIYSMVHYLDKLVGGIRDEVERLGIQDNTYILFLGDNGTEASHTSGFKDGVKRETVDGTVTDGKWNPVHGGCHVPFIVWGPDSIAPGGTVVDDLVDMTDIYPTVCSLAGVPLPSDHPIRGRSIRPQLEGRPGLTRSVTHGGIDGSRTIFDGEWRLNNDGVLRDSRNLPTEIVVPLGDPEGDAARERLELLDNARKLEVVADEEQWVVDDRDTAKVTSTGLWAEQSQTGGYYGNGYQQTASSSEPASGALTLSSFTSTEPADDQLGVVTAISVGSQSYSTLITGTLSGVTSSDLLKIAASDTFPTDASVAIGINNLDTATLNSQFTVDFAQVVADTDRFYIFDCNGSPTADGSNDVTIQALDAAAQPVGSPFAISNISMLDGNPTISGRNWDRSSGSATLLNRTIGTVTWTLADMGLSESDNVTGYQLTSSNLDTAAVGLAIADSGAAPVAGEAQTFVYTYTVPESGDYTISLRWTAGTDRASQVPVTVSDSVTTWNYQVNQQLNGGTWNTLDTLNLEAGAECVVTLSADEVDGVVVADALRVAPEGVAGVRFEDWQRVYFTSEELSDAALEATLWGALADPDGDGRVNKLEFGLGGHPRIHEVQNSRPSIDVGASETKVHVILRSGTSSHAVQFLASQTLAANSWRSPSEHAFSLKNTMELSRDFHEYWYASNSSEPLPKKVFFRVEIP, from the coding sequence ATGGCGGCCGAAGGTGTGCGTTTTAGCCGCATGTATACCAGCCCGGTGTGCACCCCCGCACGCATGAGTTTACACACGAGCTTATACGCGGATGAGCATGGTTACACCTCCGTGTTGCCCGTGCACTATGGCTCCAAGGTTAAAGTGGACTTCAAAAACCAATTTGGCACTTTTGCACAGCAATTTCGTGATCAAGGCTATGACACCTGCACGACTGGGAAATGGCAATTAGCCACCCTCTCCCACTACCCGGATCATATCCGATCGGCTGGTTTTGACTCCTGGTGTGTCTGGCAGATCTGGGATGGCGACAACAATGTAAAGACAGAACGCTATTGGGACCCCTTCATAAACCGGGATGGTTCAATACTCCCGGTGACCAGCAATGACTTCGGGCCCGACATCCTTTACGACTATGTGCTCGAAAAGCTGCAAGCAGCCGCATTGCCGGATGCACCGCCAGTCTTGATTATGCACAATATGATGCTACCGCACACACCGATCATCGACACGCCCGATGATGTTGCGGCTGGCACTACTGGAGATATTTACTCAATGGTCCACTACTTGGACAAACTGGTCGGCGGCATACGCGATGAAGTTGAGCGCTTGGGCATCCAAGACAATACCTACATCTTATTCTTAGGCGACAACGGCACCGAAGCATCACACACATCTGGCTTCAAAGATGGTGTTAAACGCGAAACCGTCGATGGCACTGTGACGGATGGCAAATGGAATCCCGTCCATGGCGGTTGCCATGTGCCCTTTATCGTTTGGGGGCCCGATTCCATCGCGCCCGGCGGCACGGTGGTCGACGACCTGGTTGATATGACAGATATCTACCCGACCGTCTGCAGCTTGGCCGGAGTGCCCTTGCCCAGTGATCATCCGATCCGAGGCCGGAGTATACGTCCACAATTAGAAGGCCGTCCCGGACTCACACGCTCGGTCACCCACGGCGGCATTGATGGCTCGCGCACCATCTTTGACGGCGAATGGCGTTTAAATAATGACGGCGTTTTGCGCGACAGCCGCAATCTACCCACAGAGATCGTGGTCCCCTTAGGTGACCCCGAAGGCGATGCCGCCCGCGAGCGCCTGGAATTACTCGACAACGCCCGTAAGCTAGAGGTCGTCGCGGACGAGGAGCAATGGGTCGTGGATGATCGCGATACTGCGAAGGTAACCAGCACAGGCCTATGGGCGGAGCAGAGCCAAACCGGCGGCTACTACGGGAACGGCTATCAGCAGACAGCCAGCAGCTCAGAGCCTGCAAGCGGAGCACTCACTCTCTCGAGTTTCACATCCACAGAGCCAGCAGACGATCAATTGGGCGTCGTCACAGCAATCTCAGTCGGCTCTCAAAGCTATTCCACCTTGATCACTGGCACCCTCTCTGGCGTCACATCCAGTGACCTGCTCAAAATTGCTGCAAGCGACACCTTCCCAACGGATGCGAGTGTCGCGATTGGTATAAATAATTTGGATACCGCGACTTTAAATAGTCAGTTCACCGTGGACTTTGCCCAAGTGGTCGCGGATACAGATCGGTTTTACATCTTTGATTGTAATGGCAGCCCCACAGCCGACGGCTCCAACGATGTCACCATTCAAGCATTGGACGCAGCAGCACAGCCAGTTGGCAGCCCTTTCGCCATTTCAAATATCAGCATGCTTGACGGAAACCCGACGATTAGCGGACGGAACTGGGATCGCTCCAGCGGCAGTGCGACCTTGCTCAATCGCACAATCGGCACCGTCACCTGGACACTGGCCGACATGGGCTTGAGTGAGTCCGACAATGTGACAGGCTATCAATTAACATCCAGTAACCTCGACACTGCGGCAGTGGGTTTAGCCATAGCAGATTCCGGCGCAGCCCCTGTCGCTGGCGAAGCGCAAACATTTGTTTATACCTACACTGTGCCAGAGAGCGGCGACTATACCATCAGCCTCCGCTGGACCGCTGGAACCGATCGAGCCAGCCAAGTGCCCGTGACCGTAAGCGATTCAGTGACGACGTGGAACTATCAAGTGAACCAGCAATTGAATGGCGGCACATGGAATACCTTAGACACTCTTAACTTAGAGGCCGGTGCTGAATGTGTTGTCACACTGTCAGCGGATGAAGTCGATGGCGTGGTCGTCGCCGATGCACTACGCGTCGCTCCCGAGGGAGTGGCGGGTGTTCGTTTCGAAGATTGGCAACGCGTCTATTTCACATCTGAAGAATTAAGTGATGCAGCACTGGAAGCGACACTCTGGGGCGCTTTGGCCGACCCGGATGGCGACGGACGAGTCAACAAATTGGAATTTGGATTAGGCGGACATCCACGAATCCATGAAGTGCAAAATTCGCGTCCGAGCATAGATGTCGGTGCCAGCGAAACAAAGGTGCATGTGATCTTACGCAGCGGCACCTCAAGCCACGCAGTTCAATTCCTTGCATCGCAAACACTCGCTGCTAATTCCTGGCGCTCCCCCAGCGAACACGCTTTCAGTTTAAAAAACACGATGGAACTAAGCCGAGACTTTCACGAATACTGGTATGCAAGCAACAGTTCTGAGCCCCTCCCCAAGAAAGTTTTCTTTCGCGTCGAAATCCCTTAA